In Fusobacterium canifelinum, a genomic segment contains:
- a CDS encoding ABC transporter ATP-binding protein, with the protein MSKKKNQNEDTIKNFKKAISNFLSLLSEKKIPFLISVTSNILSTFLVVAIPWVSALAIDDIVNIMNDTIVTNKWAAVSSFIIKSVSALGIIAILIFVLNYLQEYLSAILGEQIAQSLRMKLSNKLTKLPMNFFDTNQVGDILSKVTTDIEKIAEVIVTGFTRFIYSFLIIVLVIIMLLRINVKLTAIVLGILLISVVVTYFVSNLTQKIFAKNVTTLSELSTITEEALTGNLVIQSYNKQKDILEILDKSIEEQYSAGKTLEFTIFSIYPSIRFITQIAFVISAVMSAILVINGHLTLGLAQAFLQYVTQISDPVTTAAYIINSLQNALVSVERVYDILELPEEIDLAEDTHLLDDTKGQISFENVSFGYTKDKLLMKNVNFTAKAEQMVAIVGPTGVGKTTLINLLMRFYDVNGGRILFDGIDISKVTKKELRANFGMVLQDTWLFKGTIAENIAYGKPDATREEIIEAAKLAKCDSFIRKLPQGYDTIITSENGMISQGQQQLLTIARTILPNPKVMILDEATSSIDTKTEKDIQVVISQLMKGRTSFVIAHRLSTIRNADLILVMKDGDIVEQGNHDELMKFDGIYANLYNTQFNQ; encoded by the coding sequence ATGTCTAAAAAGAAAAATCAAAATGAAGATACTATAAAGAATTTTAAAAAAGCAATTTCTAATTTTTTATCACTTTTAAGTGAAAAGAAAATACCATTTTTAATCTCTGTAACATCTAATATACTATCAACTTTTTTAGTTGTAGCTATCCCTTGGGTTTCTGCACTTGCTATTGATGATATTGTAAATATAATGAATGATACCATTGTTACTAATAAATGGGCAGCTGTTTCAAGTTTTATCATTAAATCAGTTTCTGCACTAGGGATAATAGCTATTTTAATCTTTGTTTTAAACTATTTACAAGAATATTTATCAGCTATACTTGGGGAACAAATAGCTCAATCTCTTAGAATGAAATTAAGTAATAAACTTACAAAACTTCCTATGAATTTCTTTGATACAAACCAAGTTGGAGATATTTTAAGTAAAGTCACAACTGACATTGAAAAGATTGCTGAAGTTATTGTGACAGGCTTTACAAGATTTATTTATTCATTTTTAATAATAGTTCTTGTTATAATTATGTTACTTCGTATAAATGTTAAGTTGACAGCTATTGTATTAGGAATACTTTTAATCAGTGTAGTGGTTACATATTTTGTTTCAAACTTAACACAAAAAATATTTGCTAAAAATGTGACTACACTTTCTGAATTAAGTACAATAACAGAAGAAGCCTTAACAGGAAATTTAGTTATACAATCATATAATAAACAAAAAGATATTTTAGAGATTTTAGATAAATCTATTGAAGAACAATATTCAGCTGGAAAAACTCTTGAATTTACAATATTTTCAATATATCCTTCAATTAGATTTATAACACAGATTGCCTTTGTTATATCAGCAGTTATGTCTGCTATACTCGTTATAAATGGTCATCTTACATTGGGGCTTGCTCAAGCATTTCTACAATATGTAACTCAGATATCTGACCCTGTTACAACAGCTGCCTATATTATAAATTCATTACAAAATGCCTTAGTTTCTGTTGAAAGGGTTTATGATATTTTAGAATTACCTGAAGAAATTGATTTAGCAGAGGATACTCATTTACTTGATGATACAAAAGGACAAATCTCTTTTGAAAATGTTTCTTTTGGTTATACTAAGGATAAACTTTTAATGAAAAATGTTAACTTTACTGCTAAGGCTGAACAAATGGTTGCAATAGTTGGTCCTACTGGTGTAGGTAAAACAACCCTTATAAATTTATTGATGAGATTCTATGATGTAAATGGTGGTAGAATCTTATTTGATGGTATAGATATTTCAAAGGTAACAAAAAAAGAATTAAGAGCAAACTTTGGTATGGTTTTACAAGATACTTGGCTATTTAAAGGAACTATTGCAGAAAATATTGCCTATGGAAAACCTGATGCTACTCGTGAAGAAATAATTGAAGCAGCTAAACTTGCTAAATGTGATAGTTTTATTCGTAAGTTGCCTCAAGGTTATGATACTATAATCACAAGTGAAAATGGCATGATTTCTCAAGGGCAACAACAATTATTAACAATAGCTCGTACAATTTTACCTAATCCAAAAGTTATGATACTAGATGAAGCTACATCAAGTATCGATACTAAAACTGAAAAAGATATACAAGTTGTTATCAGTCAACTGATGAAAGGTAGAACAAGCTTTGTTATTGCTCATAGACTTTCAACTATTCGTAATGCTGATTTAATTCTAGTTATGAAAGATGGGGATATTGTTGAGCAAGGTAATCATGATGAGCTAATGAAGTTTGATGGAATCTATGCTAATTTGTATAACACACAATTTAATCAATAA
- the pfkB gene encoding 1-phosphofructokinase, producing MIYSVTLNPSIDFIVRVKDFQLGETNRAYEDNFFAGGKGIMVSKLLKNVKTDCVNLGFLGGFTGAFIEQNLKKLNILSDFVTVNENTRVNVKLKTETETEINCQGPKISENEKEEFLDKIRKIKSDDFVILSGSVPSNLGNDFYITIIEILNKNGVKFTLDSSGETFSKSLKYKPFLIKPNKDELKEYAKREFKNNQEIIDYVRKNLVDKAEHVIISLGGEGALYIDKNFSLSAQPLRVKENVVNTVGAGDSVVAGFVNYMLKHNEVEKAFRFAVACGTATSFSEDIGELDFIEEIYSKLVIEKENYGN from the coding sequence ATGATATATTCAGTAACTTTGAATCCCTCCATTGACTTTATTGTTAGAGTAAAGGATTTTCAATTAGGTGAAACTAACAGAGCCTATGAAGATAATTTCTTTGCTGGTGGTAAGGGAATAATGGTATCAAAACTCTTGAAAAATGTTAAGACTGATTGTGTAAATCTTGGTTTTTTAGGAGGATTTACAGGAGCATTTATAGAGCAGAATTTAAAAAAATTAAATATTTTATCAGATTTTGTAACTGTAAATGAGAACACAAGAGTAAATGTTAAATTAAAAACTGAAACTGAAACTGAAATTAACTGCCAAGGTCCAAAAATTTCTGAGAATGAAAAAGAAGAATTCTTAGATAAAATTAGAAAAATTAAAAGTGATGACTTCGTCATTTTATCTGGTTCAGTTCCTAGTAATCTTGGAAATGATTTCTATATAACTATTATAGAAATTTTAAACAAAAATGGGGTAAAATTTACTCTTGATAGTAGTGGAGAAACTTTTAGTAAATCTTTAAAATACAAGCCATTTTTAATAAAGCCTAATAAAGATGAATTAAAAGAGTATGCAAAAAGAGAATTTAAAAATAATCAAGAAATTATAGACTATGTCAGAAAAAATCTTGTAGATAAGGCAGAACATGTAATTATTTCTCTGGGGGGAGAAGGAGCTTTATATATAGATAAAAATTTTTCACTTTCTGCTCAGCCATTAAGAGTAAAGGAAAATGTAGTTAATACTGTTGGTGCAGGAGATTCAGTTGTTGCTGGTTTTGTAAATTATATGCTTAAACATAATGAGGTTGAAAAAGCATTTAGGTTTGCAGTGGCTTGTGGAACAGCAACAAGTTTCTCTGAAGATATTGGAGAATTAGATTTCATTGAAGAAATATATAGCAAATTAGTTATAGAAAAGGAGAATTATGGAAATTAA
- a CDS encoding DeoR/GlpR family DNA-binding transcription regulator, with amino-acid sequence MLFEDRISLILKLIEQNGSIENSKIIKDLKISEATLRRDLAYLEKEGKIKRVRGGAILKKVARKEIAIKEKNFNKDSKKKIAKLAAQFISDGDYIYLDAGTTTYEIIDYIKGKNIKVVTNGIIHLEKLIANDIETYLIGGRIKKSTLAIVGVKALRDLSEFRFDKAFIGINGINENGYSTHDIEEALIKKQAIDNSNKAFILADSSKFDIVYFANVAKLEEATIITDKKEVNKNIIKHTQIINTY; translated from the coding sequence ATGTTATTTGAAGACAGAATTTCACTCATTTTAAAACTTATTGAACAAAACGGTAGTATTGAAAATTCAAAAATTATTAAAGATTTGAAAATTAGTGAAGCTACTCTTAGGAGAGATTTAGCTTATCTTGAAAAAGAGGGCAAAATTAAAAGAGTTAGAGGGGGTGCTATTTTAAAAAAGGTTGCTAGAAAGGAAATTGCAATCAAAGAAAAAAATTTTAATAAAGACAGTAAAAAGAAAATTGCAAAATTGGCAGCTCAATTTATTTCTGATGGAGACTATATCTATTTAGATGCTGGAACAACAACCTATGAAATTATTGACTATATAAAAGGGAAAAATATCAAGGTTGTAACAAATGGAATTATACATTTAGAAAAACTTATAGCTAATGACATTGAAACTTATTTGATAGGTGGAAGAATTAAAAAAAGTACCTTGGCTATTGTTGGAGTAAAAGCCCTTAGAGATTTATCAGAATTTAGGTTCGATAAGGCTTTTATTGGAATTAATGGAATTAATGAAAATGGTTATTCAACTCATGACATTGAGGAAGCTTTAATAAAAAAACAAGCTATTGATAATTCTAACAAGGCTTTTATTTTAGCAGATAGCTCAAAGTTTGATATTGTATACTTCGCTAATGTTGCAAAACTTGAAGAGGCGACAATAATAACCGATAAAAAAGAAGTAAATAAAAATATAATAAAACATACACAAATAATAAACACATATTAA
- a CDS encoding ABC transporter ATP-binding protein: MKLLRTYIKENIGTSLLGAIFLTLNTFATLAIPFQVSNMINHGIIKKNIDMVYSTSIKMIAILIFGTVTGIIANHYIALFATRFAKQNRKMLMRNIETLTLDQVSDFGVASLVTRVSNDNNNAQQIIVAFFQMILPSPIMAIISIFLTIQLSPSLALIPLFTILIFAFAITLTLFKSLPYILKVQKKLDRMVLVLRERFIGAKIIRAFDNSKKERDKFNDIAQDYTDNYITINKKFALLSPMAFSLMSVIITLIIFFGARKVLNNTLEIGSITAIVEYSLTTIAALIMSSMVLVQMPKAVVSIDRIEEVLAVTSEIKDKEGLKDNSYYEDILNQNPISLTFDNVCFRYKGAEKQILKNVSFSIKAGERFAIVGATGSGKSTIAKVLLRLNDIEDGKILINNYNSLDLPLTCLRNQISYIPQKAYIFSGTIKDNFRFANKNMTDEEMVKIAKIAQSYDFIDSLPDKFDSFVAQGGTNFSGGQKQRLSIARALSKDSNIYLFDDSFSALDYATAAKLRKELKTFLKDKITIIIAQRLNTIADADKIIVLKDGEITGMGTHEELLKNNHEYIELAKSQGILE; the protein is encoded by the coding sequence ATGAAACTTTTAAGAACCTATATAAAAGAAAATATAGGAACTTCATTGCTTGGTGCAATATTTTTAACTTTAAATACTTTTGCGACTCTAGCAATACCTTTTCAAGTATCAAATATGATAAATCATGGAATAATTAAAAAAAATATTGATATGGTATATTCAACAAGTATAAAAATGATAGCTATCTTAATTTTTGGTACTGTTACAGGAATTATTGCCAACCACTATATTGCACTTTTTGCTACTCGTTTTGCTAAACAAAATAGAAAAATGTTAATGAGAAATATTGAAACTTTGACACTTGACCAAGTCAGTGATTTTGGAGTAGCTTCTTTGGTAACTCGTGTTTCAAATGACAATAATAATGCTCAACAAATTATAGTTGCATTTTTCCAGATGATATTACCAAGTCCGATAATGGCTATAATTTCTATATTTTTAACTATACAGTTATCACCTAGTTTGGCTTTGATACCACTATTTACAATTTTAATTTTTGCTTTTGCAATAACTTTAACTTTATTTAAATCACTACCTTATATTTTAAAAGTACAAAAAAAATTGGATAGAATGGTTTTGGTATTAAGAGAAAGATTTATTGGAGCAAAAATTATTAGAGCCTTTGACAATTCTAAAAAAGAAAGAGATAAGTTTAATGATATAGCTCAAGACTACACTGATAACTATATCACTATCAATAAAAAATTTGCTTTACTTTCACCTATGGCTTTTTCACTTATGTCAGTTATTATCACTTTAATAATTTTCTTTGGTGCTAGAAAAGTTTTAAACAATACCTTAGAAATTGGTTCTATAACTGCTATTGTTGAATACTCTTTAACAACTATTGCTGCACTTATTATGTCATCTATGGTTTTAGTACAAATGCCAAAAGCTGTAGTTTCAATAGATAGAATAGAAGAAGTTTTAGCTGTTACAAGTGAAATAAAAGACAAAGAAGGATTAAAAGATAATTCTTATTATGAAGATATTTTAAATCAAAACCCTATATCTTTAACTTTTGATAATGTATGTTTTAGATACAAGGGAGCTGAAAAACAAATTTTAAAAAATGTTTCATTCTCTATAAAGGCAGGAGAAAGATTTGCAATAGTTGGAGCAACTGGTTCTGGTAAATCTACAATAGCAAAGGTTTTACTTAGATTAAATGATATAGAAGATGGAAAAATTTTAATAAATAACTATAATTCTTTGGATTTACCTTTAACTTGTCTAAGAAACCAAATTAGTTATATTCCACAAAAAGCATATATATTTAGTGGAACTATAAAAGATAACTTTAGATTTGCTAATAAAAATATGACTGATGAAGAAATGGTAAAGATTGCGAAAATTGCTCAATCTTATGATTTTATTGATTCTTTACCTGATAAATTTGATTCCTTTGTTGCACAGGGAGGAACTAATTTCTCTGGTGGACAAAAACAGAGATTATCCATTGCAAGAGCTCTTTCAAAAGACTCAAATATATATTTATTTGATGATAGTTTCTCTGCTCTTGACTATGCAACTGCTGCTAAACTTCGTAAAGAATTAAAAACATTTTTAAAAGATAAGATTACAATTATTATTGCTCAAAGATTAAATACTATTGCTGATGCAGATAAAATAATTGTGTTAAAAGATGGAGAAATAACTGGAATGGGGACTCATGAAGAGTTACTAAAAAATAATCATGAATATATTGAACTTGCAAAATCACAAGGAATTTTAGAATAA
- the rpmB gene encoding 50S ribosomal protein L28, whose amino-acid sequence MQRCEITGTGLISGNQISHSHRLTRRVWKPNLQVTTLVVNGSPIKVKVCARTLKTLKGASEVEVMRILKANIATLSERLLKHLNK is encoded by the coding sequence ATGCAAAGATGTGAAATAACAGGAACTGGTTTAATTAGTGGAAACCAAATATCTCACTCTCATAGATTAACTAGAAGAGTATGGAAACCAAACCTACAAGTTACAACTTTAGTTGTTAATGGTAGCCCAATAAAAGTAAAAGTTTGTGCTAGAACTTTAAAAACTTTAAAAGGAGCTTCTGAAGTAGAAGTAATGAGAATCTTAAAAGCAAATATTGCTACTTTAAGTGAAAGATTATTAAAACACTTAAACAAATAA